DNA sequence from the Excalfactoria chinensis isolate bCotChi1 chromosome 2, bCotChi1.hap2, whole genome shotgun sequence genome:
AGTGCTcctattaatttcatttttgtccATGGGGTGAGGCTTTGAGCAGTAGTAGTATGTCTTCAGCTTTAAGATGGTCATGCTAATGTTAATTAacttatttacaaaacaaaacaaaagcaaacaaacaaaaaaacacgaCCCAAAACCAATGTTCCAACTGCAACTAtgatctgtttaaaaaataaacatagcTCTGCATTCACTGATGTAACCTTTACCTGTTTATGTCTATCACAAAGCTCTGCTTTACATCTCTgggctgtttcttttcttttgaggacTGAATGTCAAAAAAACTGTCCCCTGTGCTTCAAGGTGTAGAACACCAGACATGCAGTGCTAGTAACAAATGCTAACTGAACTTCTTTTAACTCTGTCAGTGGAAAAATTCTCCTTCATGTCTTGTAAATGCACTTGAAACAATTACATGGAAACCGAAAGCCCATCGGCTTTAGAAAAAGCACTTCAGCACAAGCTAAATATCCCTTTTTCCACTGAACTGCAGCTGTCCCTTGTTTGTGGTTTGGAACTAACTATTGACAAGTGTGGACAAAATTTACAGAAGAACCTAAAACATCTCTTGCCCATTCAAAAAGCATGAAAAGTGTGTGGTGTTTATATCTTGTTCTCTCTTGccagattttcttctgcttgagTACATCCTTAACAGTGTAAGTTGTGAGCAAAGATCTACTCAAAGCTCTTACGCAGGTTTACTGACttaaggttttttgttggtgggTAGAGAGGCTCTTTTTAGTTCAGTCTTGTCTCTTGCACTCTCCCAGTTCTCTACTTTTTTGGTTCTTGTCAtcacaaaaagcaataaaatcaaTATATCAGGGTTTAGAAATCATGTTTGCTTTAATTCATATttcttatggaaaaaaacaaactgttgcAGACAGTGATGCAATTTCATCCTATTTTCCTAAAGAAACACGGGGTAATAGTAttgtttctgtgtatttccCTTGAAGGgaatcatttttaaaggaacGTAATCTGTATGGTATGGTTGGAAAGGGAAAAGTATCTAAAGCATCACTCATCAATTTCACATTTGGTCTGCatcaaatttttatttattctgttgaAAAGGAAACAGGGAATTTGATGAGATGTAGAAAAAACTTGAGAATAAGCATGAATCTTTTGTgacaacataaaatatttatcttccttttcattttattctatccTCTCTGAGGATGTTTACAAGCTGAACTCAGCTCTGTAAACCTTTTCACTTCAAACAATTAAGATCTTGAATTGTCTTTATCTTCTTGAGAAAAAGCTACATAGTAAGAGAATTAAAACACCAATGCAAAGGTTTggaaatagcaaaataaaaccttATTGCATAGTTCCTTTGACAGGTAAGTTGTCTGTTTAATTAGgcaaaatttcttctcagagtggtgaggcagtggcacaggctgctcacagTGGGGGTGGAGTcaccttccctggaggtgttcaataaatgtgtagatgtggcactgagggatgtgattAGTGGGCAttgtggggatgggttgatagGTGGACTAGATGAgtttagtggtcttttccaaccttcacgattctgtgtttctaataGGACCAGATTTATGATGAGAGGAGTATTTATTTACAAACGTTTAATATAAAGGTTCACTTAtttgaaagcagtttctgtAATACAAATAGAAGGAAATCTTTAATGTCCCAAATTTGCTTTCATTAGCTTTTATATGAGACTTCATATGGGTCAAATTAAGCAACACTTTAATAAAGTTGAAATGtggaaatataaattatttggGTGAGTCCATATAACACCTACATTGCACCAACAAttatattttgtaaataaaCAATTACAGCTTCATGTGTTATCCAAACTTGAAAAATATGGCTTCTTCAGCAAGTTTTTTGAAGAATGAAACAAGACCCAGCAGtgatatttaattaatattttttaaatatatatttaaataaatatttaatttaattaaactctgctttttaaagGCAACATATTGATGATGTCCAAGAATGTCAGTGAGATAAGGCCTGAGGCTATCTAGTAGATTTTGACACAGACTAAGATCTCAGTTTTCAGCAGAAGGCTTTCAAACCTTCCGTACCATGTCCTGCAGCATTTTTCCAACATCTGAATCCTACTGTTGCCTTTCACCTTGCTCATTCCATTACAATAATAGTCTGATGAATTTTACATTGAGATTTTAACATATAGATGGGTATAATAAAGCCAAGatgttcttattttctcttgtgAATGCTAATTATTTGATATTATGCACCCTAATGTGGAGAACAGAAAACCTATCCCTTCTGTGCTATGACGAATGGCCTGTTTACTTGCATTCCTTCAAATACTGTCTATTTAAATTACTGGGAACAAGACCAGAAAGACATAATACTCAGTTTGCCAGTTTTAATAGCAGAATTGTTTAGACTTGAGAAATATCTCATTGTCTATGAATCCATTAAAATATCCATCACTGTATGGGTCTTGTTTCTTTCCCAAAGCAATATAGcctgtatttcttcatttctgttttcctttaaagactATCATGGTTTATATGATCTTGTCGATCAAGGTATTTATTTGGCTTGCtgtgtcatttttcttccatttattaaCTTGTTGTGTTGTTTGAAATTGAAAGGCGTCTGCTTCCTCTTTGCAATTGTGATGCTGTCAGACCATGTAAAgatgttgggaaaaaaaataaaaagcaggcaTCTCTCctgattctatttatttattatactCCATAAACCTACTGAAGTGCATTGACATTAGGGTCAAATAAACCTTTCCCTCCTCTGTAAGAACAAATAttgttggtttgctttgctctttttctcaCAAATGTAAAATTCGTTTGTATTATTGCTCAGTGTGCAGTGTATGTTTCTGTAACATTTCACCAACTTCCCTGGGAAGGAGTTCAATGTTAATTATATGTTCACAGTGGTATGCATAGCGTGTTTTCATGCTGTAGGGATTATGAGACTGTTGAACTAATACAATGTAATTAATAGGATGTTACTATTTAAACTATTTTCTAGGTACATCTACGTTTATGGAAGCATTAGCGGCCAATGGTACAACCAACATACAGACTTCTGTGACAGGAGTGACAGCCAGCAAGCGGAGGTTTATTGATGACCGTAGAGATCAACCTTTTGATAAAAGGCTGCGTTTCAGTGTGAGACAAACAGAGAGTGCATACCGGTACAGAGACATTGTTGTCAGGAAACAAGATGGATTCACGCACATCTTGCTATCAACAAAATCGTCTGAAAATAATTCACTAAATCCAGAGGTCAGAACAGTTCTAATTTTGGAGCAGGTTGGGGGGGAAGAGGTGGCGAGGGTGCAAAAGGAATTATAACACTCTGCCTTATTTCTACCTTTTATTCAGGCACAAACACACTAAATTAGATTTGGGGTTTTGCTTGCAAGTTATTATACATCCAACTGACTTGTAGCATAATTCAGTTAAGGGTATTAACTTATTATTACCTGAACTTTTGATGTTCTGTTATGTGGAGATCAGTGAAgtgcaactgaaaacaaactttaGCCTGAATAAAGGTTCTTTTCCTCTGAACTGGTTGCATGTGCCATCTGCTGTCCAAAttacagaaatgctgaataaATTCTGTGGTTGGAGATAACATCTGATGTATCTTTTCCTAACGATTTCATTATCTCACTCTAATTATGTTTAGAAACACAAAGCTAATACTGGTGGAGCTTTgggttgttttgctgtttgtttgtttttaaacttcctTACGTTTGAATAACAAACTTTATAAATAATAACTTTTGGTTcctaaggaaaaatgaaggatCTCAAAGACTGAGATCTTTCATGGCAAAGGGGAAAGAACAGCACACTACTTTCTAATGCTCTAATAAAAGTACTTTAATcgatttttcattattttttttccctccaggtAATGAAGGAAGTCCAAAGTGCACtgaacacagcagctgctgatgacAGTAAACTCGTGCTGTTCAGTGCAGTTGGTAGCATTTTCTGCTGCggtcttgattttatttattttatacgACGTTTAACGGATgatagaaaaaaggaaagcactAAGATGGCAGAAGCTATTAGGTATGTAAATGTATCTTCAGTAATCTGAGCAGGTATTTTTCCTTATCTAGTCtgacttgctttcttttctatttccatGGCCTCTAATTCAACAGTACTTCAGACATTCACCTGTTATGTGATATGCGCACAGCACTTTTATACTCACTGTCCATTTCTATTTGTTATTTTATGCATCCTAATTTATATTATTAAAATTTACCTTCAGAACCTGGTATTATGATAATATTTATCCAGTTGAAGCCAATTTTAAAAGACTTCAACAACCACATGCTTTCAGGATTGCTAACTGAACACAGAAACACAAGATGATTGTGACTGAACAATTAACAGTATAGTTGATAAAGAGCAGTAGAATTATGGATATTTTAGTAATAAACTAGTAGTGAATTAGTTAATACTAGTTACCTGTTGTGTTTTAACACAGCAAGTGGATGAACACCACACTGCATTTTGCTCATTCCCCCATGTCTCTCTGGGTTGGGGAGTAAATTGGCAGGAGGGAAAAAGGTAGGGAgattaaaaactatttacttagacagaaaaggaaggaaaaaaataacagtaatgatAATTTCTACACCATATACACTACTATGAACTAGAAGAATGTTTATGAAATAGTGTGTGGTTCTTCCATGCCCACATACAGGGAAGCAGCTTATCCTTTGAATGCTTTTGTAAGGCCTGAGATCTTGCAATAACTTCTGCATACTTCCAGAATAACTACACTCCTTCAGAGACCTATGTTCAGTTGCTATCATGTTGTAGGTATCTAAACTTTAAATTTATGAGTAAAGCCCTTTTTAATAGAAATCCCACATTCAGTATCTAAAACTGAATTGAAAAGCCACCTGTCATTCAGAGCAAAAGATTGTTTCACAGGTGCTGATTCCTATATGTTCACCTCAGAATTAATAATCATGTACCCGCACTCAATATGGACAACTTTGTCCTTATGTGTCAGTCCTATTAAATatttgagggagctgggctttttCAGCTTGGAGAGCAGAAGtctgcagggtgacctcattgcggccttccagtacctaaagggagactacaaacaggaggggagtcaagTCTTTACAGAGGTGGTTAAAGgcaggacatggggaaatggttttaagttgaaggagggaagatttatgTTGTATGTCAGAGGGAAGCTCTTTGTAGagagagcggtgaggtgctggaacaggctgcccagagaagctgtggatgtcctgtccctggaggtgttcaaggccaggttgaatggtTCCCAGGGCAACCttgtctagtattaaatgtggaggttggcagccctgcctgtgccatgagggttggagcttgatgatccttgaggtcccttccaacccaagccattctatgattaactAAGAAATATCAACATCTTACTTTTGAGTTTGGAATTCTCTCTCCCTACCCCCAAGTTTTatgtatgcatttttaatatatcttttATTTGAGAGAAGGGAAACATATAAACATCCATACTTTTATTGGAATGATGGTCTTTTTATGTTGATAAGTATGAGAATGCACAAGTGTAACTTAATATCATCCCATCATCTAAGAGAGAGTGGCTGTATGAGGCACAACATTTTAACACAAATGCTTCCATGTCAGTGTCATTAAACCCACATCTGTCCTGTAACTCTGCCTTGTTGGACTGGGAGCAGTATCAGATtttcacaggatcacagagtggctgaggttggaagggggACCTCAGGGTTTATTTGGTCCActcagcactgtgcccaggACCACGTCTCAATGGGGTTTTGAAGTTTGTGCTCATTGGCTCTTGTTACTGAGCACCACTGGAAAGAGCTTAGCTATCTTTCTtgcagcctcccttcaggtttTTGTATACATTGACAAGATCCTTCCCACACTCTGACCTTtctattctccaggctgaacagtcccagcctttcctcatagaagaTATGGTCCAGTCTGTTAATCAGCTTTGTGGCCCACCACTGAACACTGGCCAGTAACACCCCATCTCACTTCACTGAGGATCCCAGAACTGGACGCAGTATTTTGGGTGTGTTTTTCCTAGTGCTGAGGGAAAGCACTTACTTCACTCAACCTGTTGACAACGCTCCCCATAGTTATCATTAGCCACCTTTGCCACAAGGCAAATGTCCAACTTGGTGACCACTGGGaccaagtcttttttttttctgccaggCTGCTTTCATTTGCCTCCTGCATGAATTGGTGCATGGGGCTGTTGCTCCCATGCTGGACTTTGCACTCctttttgttgaacttcatgaggttcctGTCAGATGTTTCTCCAGTCTGTAGAGGTTTCCGTGTGGCAGAATGATACCATAGCCAGCTTTTTAATGATCAGTAAGCTTTCTGAGAATACACTAACCCACCTAGGTCACAAATGAATTTAAACGTGACTGGACTGAGTACCTAGCCTTGGGATGCAGTACAGGTAACTGGCCTCCAACTAGACTTCGTACCActgatcaccaccctctgggccCAACCATTCAGCCAGTTTTCAATCCACCTCACCATACCCATACTTCATCAGCTTCCCTGTGAGGGTTCTGTGGGAGATGGTGATGAAAGACTTACTGAAGTCTAGGCAGACAATatctgctgctctgtcctcATTGGCAAAGCTAGTCACCTCACAGTAGGTTATCAGGTTGGTTTTGAAAGTGACATTGCTATAGAGATTAATAATTACTGAGATCTCAAGGGCCTggtatattttgcttttaatacatGAGTGcatgttcttgtttttcttcaggaatTTTGTGAATACTTTTATTCAGTTTAAGAAGCCTATCATTGTAGCAGTAAATGGCCCAGCCATTGGACTTGGAGCATCTATATTGCCTCTGTGTGACGTGGTTTGGGCTAATGAGAAGGCTTGGTTTCAGACACCATACACTACTTTTGGACAAAGTCCAGATGGATGTTCATCCCTTACATTCCCCCGGATAATGGGCCTGGCTTCTGTAAGTAGCTTGCAGGGCAGGGGATGACAGCTTCACAACACAGTTGTGAAACTTTATCCAGTGACTTCACAATCTTTTAAGCTttgctgtctttatttttctttctctcttgaaAACTTTTCATGAGAAACCAGTATTTATAGGTTTTCTGCTGTTACAACTTATCTTACACCTGAAGGCACCGAACAGCAAGTGTGGGACCTAATCCCACACCATGGGCACCCTTAACCCTTATGGTGGCAGCAGGGGGAGATGTGTACCTGGATACATGTGCCCAGCTGAGGTCTTCTGAAGACCAGCCACTGGTGTCTTGCTTTCAGCACAGCATCAGAAAGTGTAGTAAAGAGTACACTGGTCTGTGCTTATGTAGCAGATCCCTGTATTGACAGCTATCAGCAGTCTTAAGCTAATATGCAAAATAGGTAAATGAGCTTTCATGCACTCTTATTCTCAAGAAGTTGTGCTGAACTTCTTTACATTATGGATCTCTCCTGGTGTTAAATGAGTGTGTTATGCAGGAAATACTTGGTCCAAGTCACTCTTGcaaatcttttttctcttcttaatttTAGCTTTGTGTATTATATATACAGTTTTACTGGCTTGAAATAACTGATAATGCTTTGCATTGCTGCTGAAGCTATAAGccacattatttttctcttcttacttGTTTTCCAATCAGATGAAAGAATTGAATGTAAGAAAATACTACTTAAAATGTTCCTACCTACattatttttgtgctgtttacttttttttatgcTTCATTCCTTGGAAACTTGGACCTACATCCCATTCCAGTCGAAAACTGAATAGTTACAGTGTGAAACAAGCACTCGTAGCTCTGTGGTTTTTTCCTAAGTTACTGTTTATTATAAAATCCGATTTTCCCCCGTAGGcatttactgtttttaaaatatagattTTTTGATATGTTAAGAGCACCAGTTCAAATAGATCTCATAACTAATTATTTGCGTGATATCTGGATTTAGTGAgtagaagagaacagaaaaggtAATTGAAACAGGTTAATAGTTATGAGTGTATTTAATATATTAGCATGTTACAACCTACTGAttgttcctttccctttttatttGGCCATCAATCCATTCATTCATCCATTCATCCATTCCATCCATCCTCGTCCTTTAGAGTGAGTCTTGTGGTTGTTACTTTTTGTTCCTTCAGAATTTTCATAAAAACACAAGCTCTTCCCTGGTGTACTCCTTCATGTGCCTTTGTGAATGCGCTCATTCTTAAATCTAAAGATTTAAACACGAAGCTCCTAGTGCTAATAATTCTGTATTATTCCGTAGCTAAATGCATTTTCCAAGGGAAAGcccaagctgctgctttcattctATCATTGACTCTTTGCAGTACAGCGGTGTAAATGCTGTGGAAGACAAAGTTGGTCCTTAATCAGTGGGTTTTGTGAAATATGTTCAGAAGCCATGTTAGAAATTTCACTAAATCAGCATGCTTTGCAGAGAAGTCAG
Encoded proteins:
- the CDYL gene encoding chromodomain Y-like protein isoform X2, producing MEALAANGTTNIQTSVTGVTASKRRFIDDRRDQPFDKRLRFSVRQTESAYRYRDIVVRKQDGFTHILLSTKSSENNSLNPEVMKEVQSALNTAAADDSKLVLFSAVGSIFCCGLDFIYFIRRLTDDRKKESTKMAEAIRNFVNTFIQFKKPIIVAVNGPAIGLGASILPLCDVVWANEKAWFQTPYTTFGQSPDGCSSLTFPRIMGLASANEMLFSGRKLTAQEACAKGLVSQVFWPGTFTQEVMVRIKELVTCNSVVLEESKALVRNIMKVDLEQANEKECEVLKKIWGSAQGMDSMLKYLQRKIDEF